From the genome of Scytonema hofmannii PCC 7110, one region includes:
- a CDS encoding mechanosensitive ion channel family protein: MDLNQISRVALQLLTEFGLKLLGAIALWIVGQKLIDFALKLLKRGFRTQHVDPTIVSYLVNIIAVTLRIVLVVALLGFFGIETTSFAALLAAAGIAIGAAWGGLLANFAAGAFLIIFRPFKAGDFICAGGVTGTVTEIGLFTTSINTLDNVQTIVANNKIFSDNIQNFSANPYRRVDLVAQLHHSVNHNEAIQLLKGSVSQIPNVLSNPAPDVEILEFNLAGPVLAVRPYCNNEHYWQVYFETNKVIRETFGEARYPIPEHHYALSQSSHNGADSSYIQPPVAY; the protein is encoded by the coding sequence ATGGATCTGAATCAGATTAGTCGAGTAGCACTTCAACTATTAACTGAGTTCGGACTCAAGCTTTTGGGTGCGATCGCGCTATGGATCGTTGGTCAGAAATTAATCGACTTTGCACTAAAGCTGTTAAAGCGCGGTTTTAGAACTCAGCACGTTGACCCGACAATCGTTAGCTATCTTGTTAATATCATTGCCGTAACGCTGAGAATTGTTTTAGTCGTTGCACTTCTGGGCTTCTTTGGAATTGAGACAACTTCTTTTGCAGCATTGTTAGCAGCTGCAGGCATTGCGATTGGCGCGGCTTGGGGTGGATTATTAGCAAACTTTGCAGCAGGCGCATTCTTAATTATCTTTAGACCCTTTAAAGCAGGTGATTTTATCTGCGCTGGAGGTGTTACAGGTACTGTGACAGAGATTGGATTGTTCACAACCTCAATCAATACACTCGATAATGTACAAACAATTGTCGCCAACAATAAAATCTTTTCCGATAATATACAAAACTTTTCAGCCAATCCCTACCGTCGCGTTGACTTAGTTGCTCAACTCCATCATAGTGTCAACCACAATGAAGCTATCCAATTATTAAAGGGGAGCGTGAGCCAAATTCCCAACGTTCTCAGCAATCCAGCACCAGATGTAGAGATTTTAGAATTCAATTTAGCTGGTCCTGTGCTAGCAGTGCGCCCCTACTGCAATAACGAGCACTACTGGCAAGTCTATTTTGAAACTAACAAAGTCATTCGTGAAACTTTTGGAGAAGCTCGTTACCCAATTCCCGAGCATCACTACGCACTTAGTCAGTCATCTCATAATGGTGCAGACAGTAGTTACATCCAACCACCTGTAGCTTATTAG
- a CDS encoding cyclic nucleotide-binding domain-containing protein has product MIQPAETVRIFQKQSDHKTYSAGEVIFTEGEYGEHMYGILGGEVDLSVDGKVVETIHQGDVFGEGALVTPEHTRASTATAKTDCELAFINRQGFLFAVQETPIFALQVMRSYSERLRRFKHPVGS; this is encoded by the coding sequence ATGATTCAACCAGCAGAAACCGTTAGGATTTTTCAAAAACAGTCAGACCATAAGACCTACTCAGCCGGTGAAGTTATTTTTACCGAAGGTGAGTATGGCGAGCATATGTATGGTATTTTAGGTGGAGAAGTAGACTTATCTGTTGATGGTAAAGTTGTTGAGACTATACACCAAGGAGATGTTTTTGGTGAAGGAGCCTTAGTTACCCCAGAACATACAAGAGCTTCTACTGCTACTGCCAAAACCGATTGCGAGCTTGCATTTATCAACCGACAAGGCTTTCTCTTTGCTGTTCAAGAAACTCCTATTTTTGCATTGCAAGTCATGCGAAGTTACTCAGAACGCTTGCGGCGTTTTAAACATCCAGTTGGTAGTTAA
- a CDS encoding DNA polymerase III subunit delta' — protein sequence MNSFSPLIGQPQAVELLTQAVVKQRIAPAYLFVGPDGVGRSLAARCFVELLFDSHQNRIRQGNHPDLLWVEPTYQHQGQRLTSKEAEEKGLKRKAPPVIRLEQIRQIIEFLSRPPLEASRKIVVLEQAETMAEAAANALLKTLEEPGRATLILIAPTPEFVLSTIVSRCQRIPFYRLNRAAMAEILTQTGHGDILQYPAVFSVAAGSPGNAIASYQQLQAIPKEILQAATKFPSSYREALELARQIDKNLDTEAQLWLLDYLQQSYWEQWRQPSIIQQLEQARKSLLSYAQPRLVWECTFLSVTSDQ from the coding sequence ATGAACTCATTTTCACCACTTATAGGACAACCACAAGCAGTTGAATTGCTAACACAAGCTGTAGTCAAACAAAGAATTGCTCCAGCATACCTGTTTGTCGGTCCGGATGGAGTCGGAAGGAGTTTAGCTGCTAGATGTTTTGTTGAGTTGCTCTTTGACTCACATCAAAACCGCATACGTCAAGGGAATCATCCCGATTTACTTTGGGTAGAACCAACTTATCAGCATCAGGGTCAACGCCTGACATCAAAAGAAGCGGAAGAGAAAGGGCTAAAGCGCAAAGCACCACCTGTGATTCGTCTCGAACAGATCAGGCAAATTATTGAATTTCTCAGCCGTCCTCCGTTGGAAGCATCTAGAAAGATTGTTGTGTTAGAGCAAGCAGAAACAATGGCTGAAGCAGCAGCTAACGCCTTACTGAAAACCTTAGAAGAACCGGGACGAGCAACATTAATTTTAATTGCACCAACACCAGAATTTGTCTTGTCTACAATTGTATCTCGCTGTCAGCGCATTCCTTTTTATCGGCTTAATCGGGCGGCGATGGCTGAGATTTTGACACAAACAGGACACGGAGATATTTTGCAATATCCAGCCGTCTTTAGCGTTGCAGCCGGTAGTCCGGGAAATGCGATCGCATCCTATCAGCAATTGCAAGCTATTCCCAAAGAGATCCTGCAAGCCGCCACAAAATTTCCTTCATCTTATCGTGAAGCTTTGGAATTAGCCAGACAAATTGATAAGAATTTAGATACAGAAGCCCAACTATGGTTACTTGATTATCTACAACAGTCTTACTGGGAGCAATGGCGTCAACCTAGCATTATTCAACAGTTAGAACAAGCCCGCAAATCCTTGCTTAGCTATGCTCAACCGCGTCTTGTTTGGGAATGCACGTTTTTGTCAGTGACCAGTGACCAGTGA
- a CDS encoding Crp/Fnr family transcriptional regulator: protein MAKTVQTPIDNKLLSLLPDEVYRKLLPHLETVPLNFKQVLFQPGRSINYVYFPIHGVVSLLTIMADGSQAEVGLVGYEGMVGISVALGIPTTPFRAIVQIPGEAVRMRTDIFKTAVGEKTLLQEILLRYTHALIVQISQSVACNSLHSVEQRMCRWLLMIHDRMRRNPFPLTQESLSQILGVRRASVGAVARKLRTSGLIDYDRGEITILNRLELETIVCECYDISRTELNRWIRGN from the coding sequence ATGGCTAAAACAGTTCAAACACCAATTGACAATAAGCTGTTATCGTTACTACCCGATGAAGTCTATCGAAAATTACTTCCTCACCTAGAAACTGTTCCTCTTAATTTCAAGCAAGTTTTGTTTCAACCTGGAAGATCTATAAACTACGTATACTTCCCAATTCATGGTGTTGTTTCTCTACTGACGATAATGGCAGATGGAAGTCAAGCTGAAGTGGGTTTGGTTGGCTACGAAGGCATGGTGGGTATTTCCGTAGCGTTAGGAATCCCAACTACACCTTTTAGGGCAATTGTACAGATTCCTGGTGAAGCTGTGCGAATGCGTACAGATATCTTTAAAACAGCAGTGGGCGAGAAAACGCTACTACAAGAGATTCTCTTGCGGTACACGCACGCGTTAATTGTACAAATTTCTCAATCTGTTGCTTGTAATAGTTTACACTCAGTCGAACAGCGTATGTGTCGTTGGCTACTAATGATTCACGATCGCATGAGAAGAAATCCGTTTCCACTCACTCAGGAATCTTTATCCCAAATATTGGGTGTACGCCGTGCCAGTGTCGGAGCAGTAGCAAGAAAACTACGTACATCAGGACTGATTGATTACGATCGCGGTGAGATAACAATTTTAAATCGGCTTGAGTTAGAAACAATAGTCTGTGAGTGTTATGACATTTCCAGAACAGAGTTAAACCGATGGATTAGGGGAAATTAG